A window of Juglans regia cultivar Chandler chromosome 7, Walnut 2.0, whole genome shotgun sequence contains these coding sequences:
- the LOC109007280 gene encoding protein OBERON 1-like isoform X2, producing the protein MEIDVPDESNESAPRTEENGSLMRPVLPEESGVGLPYAPVNWPNPGDMWGWRVGRRVATTGHYLDRYLYLPRRLYHVRCSMNRKHAFASKLSVERFIRTEFPGADVNAFFASFSWKIPAKKSALTNGHVEGLSLSTVPFDWIAEYDESGSQTNTVGCKAGNKMCNSILKQVYNPPLAAMQCDLCCSEPRFCQDCCCILCSKTINLEYGGYSYIKCEAVVAEGYICGHIAHIDCALRCYIAGTVGGSIGLDAEYYCRRCDARTDLISHATRLLQICESIHSRDDIEKILSVGVCILQGSRKTSAKCLLHRFELAILKLKNGTSVEAIWKVEDNFLIMSAGASHHGNAAPTVTNSEETYDVTKSSEHTFSIHFDPWTESLKLEDEIDHVLLELKNSQESEYKIAEERLYAQKNYLLSLYQQLENEKSELSCRQSSADPDSFPGCVSNRVQQIERELEKLRDMGKVANGFGKTSKRILKDHFGLETEN; encoded by the exons ATGGAGATTGATGTTCCTGATGAAAGTAATGAAAGCGCACCCAGGACAGAGGAAAATGGTTCTCTTATGAGGCCGGTTTTACCTGAAGAGTCCGGTGTTGGTTTACCATATGCTCCTGTAAATTGGCCCAATCCAGGTGATATGTGGGGTTGGAGGGTGGGTAGGAGAGTTGCCACTACTGGACATTATTTGGATAGGTACCTGTATCTTCCGAGGCGCCTTTACCATGTCAGATGCTCAATGAATAGAAAGCATGCTTTTGCAAGCAAACTTTCTGTTGAACGATTTATCCGAACAGAATTCCCTGGTGCTGATGTTAATGCATTTTTTGCTTCATTCAGCTGGAAGATCCCAGCAAAGAAGTCGGCATTAACAAATG GTCATGTAGAGGGGCTTAGTTTATCCACTGTACCTTTTGACTGGATAGCAGAATATGACGAGTCTGGTTCCCAGACTAACACTGTGGGATGCAAGGCTGGGAATAAGATGTGCAACAGTATCTTGAAACAAGTATACAATCCACCTTTAGCAGCCATGCAATGTGATCTTTGCTGCAGTGAACCCCGTTTCTGCCAGGATTGTTGTTGTATCTTATGTAGCAAGActattaatttagaatatgGAGGCTACAGTTACATTAAATGTGAAGCAGTGGTGGCTGAGGGTTATATATGTGGACATATTGCTCACATTGACTGCGCTCTTCGATGTTACATAGCTGGGACAGTAGGAGGAAGCATTGGGTTGGATGCTGAGTACTATTGCCGTCGTTGTGATGCAAGAACAGATCTTATATCACATGCTACTAGGCTTTTACAAATATGTGAATCTATTCATTCTCGGGATGACATAGAGAAGATTTTAAGTGTTGGCGTCTGCATTTTGCAAGGTTCACGGAAAACCAGTGCAAAGTGTTTGTTGCATCGTTTCGAATTGGCCATTCTGAAG CTCAAAAATGGGACTTCTGTTGAAGCTATCTGGAAAGTGGAAGATAACTTCTTAATTATGTCTGCAG GTGCCTCACACCATGGAAATGCTGCCCCAACAGTTACAAATAGCGAAGAAACTTATGATGTCACCAAGAGCTCAGAGCACACGTTTTCCATACATTTTGACCCTTGGACAGAGTCTCTAAAGCTCGAAGATGAGATTGACCATGTCCTGCTGGAACTGAAAAATTCACAGGAATCAGAATATAAAATCGCAGAGGAAAGGCTTTATGCACAGAAGAATTATCTTCTCAGCTTATATCAGCAACTCGAGAATGAAAAGTCTGAACTGTCATGTCGCCAATCATCAGCTGACCCAGATAGCTTTCCGGGCTGTGTTTCGAATCGAGTACAGCAGATAGAACGGGAACTCGAGAAACTTAGGGATATGGGAAAAGTAGCCAATGGTTTTGGAAAGACGTCGAAAAGAATCCTTAAGGACCACTTTGGTTTAGAAACTGAGAACTGA
- the LOC109007279 gene encoding uncharacterized protein LOC109007279, whose amino-acid sequence MKVHPMPRKRNITIQYEMNARNTFAEAQALLGLSSKKLRRLPHIFSRVLELPFRSDADVSIEEKPDCFRFIAETNNDIRDVRAHTVEIYPGVTKIVVRESGSLELSLDELELDMWRFRLPESTRPDLASAVFVDGELIVTVPKGEVGVESAGEKGVGGGGGGGDEEFWRDGNGGGFRGGIGGRLVLVQ is encoded by the coding sequence ATGAAGGTCCACCCGATGCCCAGGAAGCGCAACATCACCATTCAATACGAAATGAATGCGAGAAATACTTTTGCTGAGGCTCAGGCGCTTTTGGGTCTCTCCTCCAAGAAGCTCAGGCGCTTGCCCCACATCTTTAGCCGGGTCCTCGAGCTCCCCTTTCGGTCCGACGCTGATGTCTCAATCGAAGAGAAACCCGATTGCTTCCGATTCATCGCCGAGACGAACAACGACATCCGCGACGTGAGGGCCCACACCGTCGAAATCTATCCCGGGGTGACCAAGATTGTGGTGAGGGAAAGTGGGTCCCTCGAATTGTCCCTGGACGAGCTTGAGCTCGATATGTGGAGGTTTCGGTTACCCGAGTCTACCAGGCCCGACTTGGCTAGCGCGGTTTTTGTCGACGGAGAGCTTATCGTGACGGTGCCCAAGGGTGAGGTGGGAGTGGAGAGTGCTGGGGAAAAGggtgttggtggtggtggtggtggtggagatgAGGAGTTTTGGAGAGATGGGAATGGTGGAGGCTTTAGAGGAGGTATCGGAGGGAGGCTTGTGCTTGTACAGTAA
- the LOC109007280 gene encoding protein OBERON 1-like isoform X1, with protein sequence MNAAILIFCTNNQLQLQPVASWKSISMEIDVPDESNESAPRTEENGSLMRPVLPEESGVGLPYAPVNWPNPGDMWGWRVGRRVATTGHYLDRYLYLPRRLYHVRCSMNRKHAFASKLSVERFIRTEFPGADVNAFFASFSWKIPAKKSALTNGHVEGLSLSTVPFDWIAEYDESGSQTNTVGCKAGNKMCNSILKQVYNPPLAAMQCDLCCSEPRFCQDCCCILCSKTINLEYGGYSYIKCEAVVAEGYICGHIAHIDCALRCYIAGTVGGSIGLDAEYYCRRCDARTDLISHATRLLQICESIHSRDDIEKILSVGVCILQGSRKTSAKCLLHRFELAILKLKNGTSVEAIWKVEDNFLIMSAGASHHGNAAPTVTNSEETYDVTKSSEHTFSIHFDPWTESLKLEDEIDHVLLELKNSQESEYKIAEERLYAQKNYLLSLYQQLENEKSELSCRQSSADPDSFPGCVSNRVQQIERELEKLRDMGKVANGFGKTSKRILKDHFGLETEN encoded by the exons ATGAATGCCGCCATCTTGATTTTCTGCACTAACAA TCAGCTCCAGCTGCAGCCAGTTGCTAGCTGGAAAAGTATATCTATGGAGATTGATGTTCCTGATGAAAGTAATGAAAGCGCACCCAGGACAGAGGAAAATGGTTCTCTTATGAGGCCGGTTTTACCTGAAGAGTCCGGTGTTGGTTTACCATATGCTCCTGTAAATTGGCCCAATCCAGGTGATATGTGGGGTTGGAGGGTGGGTAGGAGAGTTGCCACTACTGGACATTATTTGGATAGGTACCTGTATCTTCCGAGGCGCCTTTACCATGTCAGATGCTCAATGAATAGAAAGCATGCTTTTGCAAGCAAACTTTCTGTTGAACGATTTATCCGAACAGAATTCCCTGGTGCTGATGTTAATGCATTTTTTGCTTCATTCAGCTGGAAGATCCCAGCAAAGAAGTCGGCATTAACAAATG GTCATGTAGAGGGGCTTAGTTTATCCACTGTACCTTTTGACTGGATAGCAGAATATGACGAGTCTGGTTCCCAGACTAACACTGTGGGATGCAAGGCTGGGAATAAGATGTGCAACAGTATCTTGAAACAAGTATACAATCCACCTTTAGCAGCCATGCAATGTGATCTTTGCTGCAGTGAACCCCGTTTCTGCCAGGATTGTTGTTGTATCTTATGTAGCAAGActattaatttagaatatgGAGGCTACAGTTACATTAAATGTGAAGCAGTGGTGGCTGAGGGTTATATATGTGGACATATTGCTCACATTGACTGCGCTCTTCGATGTTACATAGCTGGGACAGTAGGAGGAAGCATTGGGTTGGATGCTGAGTACTATTGCCGTCGTTGTGATGCAAGAACAGATCTTATATCACATGCTACTAGGCTTTTACAAATATGTGAATCTATTCATTCTCGGGATGACATAGAGAAGATTTTAAGTGTTGGCGTCTGCATTTTGCAAGGTTCACGGAAAACCAGTGCAAAGTGTTTGTTGCATCGTTTCGAATTGGCCATTCTGAAG CTCAAAAATGGGACTTCTGTTGAAGCTATCTGGAAAGTGGAAGATAACTTCTTAATTATGTCTGCAG GTGCCTCACACCATGGAAATGCTGCCCCAACAGTTACAAATAGCGAAGAAACTTATGATGTCACCAAGAGCTCAGAGCACACGTTTTCCATACATTTTGACCCTTGGACAGAGTCTCTAAAGCTCGAAGATGAGATTGACCATGTCCTGCTGGAACTGAAAAATTCACAGGAATCAGAATATAAAATCGCAGAGGAAAGGCTTTATGCACAGAAGAATTATCTTCTCAGCTTATATCAGCAACTCGAGAATGAAAAGTCTGAACTGTCATGTCGCCAATCATCAGCTGACCCAGATAGCTTTCCGGGCTGTGTTTCGAATCGAGTACAGCAGATAGAACGGGAACTCGAGAAACTTAGGGATATGGGAAAAGTAGCCAATGGTTTTGGAAAGACGTCGAAAAGAATCCTTAAGGACCACTTTGGTTTAGAAACTGAGAACTGA